The following are encoded together in the Bradyrhizobium genosp. L genome:
- a CDS encoding quinone oxidoreductase family protein translates to MTSTHKAWRLHAHNDLRFEDVATPKPAPDGVVVRIETSMVLSYTNKLLSGALPYSLPPMPFVPGTNAIARVVATGESVTHAREGDRVFLSPHLRGDIPDRDPPQILIGLTATVTTPEALALQARWRDGAFAEIAHWPAACATPLANLDDTPATELIGLAKLIVPFGGLQRTGLRGGQTIIVNGATGYFGSGGVMLAVAMGAGRVIAVGRKQAALEQLRDAFGPRVIPAVVTGDATADLSVIRRAAGGTADVALDLLGAAKSTSTTLSCLRALRRGGRMVLMGSAEAPLELSFREMLANDWEVVGQFMYDRTAPGQLAALASEGLLDLRKINVATFKLADFRRAVEAAAMMQSLDLTAVVP, encoded by the coding sequence ATGACGAGCACCCACAAGGCCTGGCGCCTGCACGCGCACAACGATCTCCGTTTCGAAGACGTTGCGACACCGAAACCCGCGCCCGATGGCGTCGTGGTCCGGATCGAAACCAGCATGGTGCTGTCCTACACCAACAAGCTGCTGTCGGGCGCGCTGCCCTACAGCCTGCCGCCGATGCCGTTCGTGCCCGGCACCAACGCGATCGCGCGCGTCGTCGCCACGGGCGAGAGCGTCACGCACGCCAGGGAGGGCGACCGCGTCTTCCTGAGCCCGCATCTGCGCGGCGACATTCCGGATCGCGATCCGCCGCAGATCCTGATCGGCCTCACCGCGACGGTAACGACACCGGAGGCGCTGGCATTGCAAGCGCGTTGGCGCGACGGCGCATTCGCCGAGATCGCGCACTGGCCGGCCGCCTGCGCCACGCCGCTGGCCAATCTCGACGACACGCCGGCGACCGAGCTGATCGGACTCGCCAAACTGATCGTGCCGTTCGGCGGGCTGCAGCGCACCGGCCTGCGCGGCGGGCAGACCATTATCGTCAATGGCGCGACCGGCTATTTCGGCTCGGGCGGCGTCATGCTCGCGGTCGCAATGGGCGCGGGCCGCGTCATTGCCGTCGGGCGCAAGCAGGCTGCGCTCGAGCAGTTGCGCGATGCATTCGGGCCGCGCGTCATTCCGGCCGTCGTCACCGGCGATGCGACCGCCGATTTGTCGGTCATCCGCCGCGCTGCCGGTGGGACCGCCGATGTCGCGCTCGATCTGCTCGGCGCCGCCAAGAGCACCTCGACCACGCTCTCCTGCCTGCGCGCGCTGCGTCGTGGCGGACGGATGGTGTTGATGGGCAGCGCCGAGGCGCCGCTCGAGCTCTCGTTTCGCGAGATGCTGGCCAATGATTGGGAGGTGGTCGGGCAGTTCATGTACGACAGGACTGCGCCGGGCCAGCTGGCGGCGCTCGCGAGCGAGGGCCTGCTGGATCTGCGCAAGATCAACGTGGCGACCTTCAAGCTTGCCGACTTCCGCCGCGCCGTGGAGGCGGCCGCGATGATGCAGAGCCTCGACCTCACGGCCGTGGTGCCGTAA
- the rpsP gene encoding 30S ribosomal protein S16 — translation MSVVIRLARAGTKKRPVYHVVVADSRFPRDGRFIERLGHFNPLLPKDNEARLKLDMDKVKAWLAKGAQPSDRVTRFLDAAGVVKRTARNNPEKAVPRKERKAQAEAAAKA, via the coding sequence ATGTCCGTCGTTATCCGCCTCGCGCGCGCAGGCACCAAGAAGCGTCCGGTTTATCACGTCGTCGTCGCCGACTCGCGCTTCCCGCGCGATGGCCGCTTCATCGAGCGCCTCGGCCACTTCAACCCGCTGCTGCCGAAGGACAACGAGGCGCGCCTGAAGCTCGACATGGACAAGGTGAAGGCCTGGCTCGCCAAGGGCGCGCAGCCGTCGGACCGCGTCACCCGCTTCCTCGATGCCGCCGGCGTCGTGAAGCGCACCGCGCGCAACAATCCCGAGAAGGCCGTGCCGCGCAAGGAGCGCAAGGCGCAGGCCGAAGCCGCCGCCAAGGCCTAA
- the rimM gene encoding ribosome maturation factor RimM (Essential for efficient processing of 16S rRNA) — protein MIAPVCVARIGAAHGVRGAVRLWTFTEDPLAVKDYGPLMTKDGKRQFEVTQLREAKDHLVVTLKGVATRDDAERLNGIELYIPRERLPATDDGEYYHADLIGLAAVTPSEQPLGKVIAIHNFGAGDIIEIAPPQGATMLLPFTNAVVPTVDLAGGRVVIELPEVIDGDDPSKE, from the coding sequence GTGATCGCACCGGTCTGTGTCGCCCGCATCGGCGCTGCGCATGGCGTGCGCGGCGCCGTCAGGCTATGGACGTTCACCGAAGACCCGCTGGCCGTGAAGGATTACGGCCCGCTGATGACCAAGGACGGCAAGCGCCAGTTCGAGGTCACGCAGCTGCGTGAGGCCAAGGATCATCTGGTGGTGACGCTGAAGGGCGTCGCCACCCGCGATGACGCCGAGCGGCTCAACGGCATCGAGCTCTACATTCCGCGCGAGCGGCTGCCCGCGACCGACGACGGCGAATATTACCATGCCGATCTGATCGGGCTCGCCGCGGTGACGCCATCGGAGCAACCGCTCGGCAAGGTGATCGCGATCCACAATTTCGGCGCCGGCGACATCATCGAGATCGCCCCGCCGCAGGGCGCGACGATGCTGCTGCCGTTCACCAATGCCGTGGTGCCGACCGTCGATCTCGCCGGTGGTCGCGTGGTGATCGAGCTGCCCGAGGTGATCGACGGCGACGATCCGTCCAAGGAGTGA